TTACATTATCGGATCGGGGAGCAATATGCTTTTCGACGACCGGGGATACCGGGGCCTTGTCGTTCAGAACTCCGCATGCAGCATCCGGTTCGGAGCGGACGAGGAAAGTCTGGAGATCGAGTCCGGAGCGCCGCTGGCCGGGATTCTTCAATGGGCGGCGAAACATAACCTGGCCGGCCTGGAGTTCCTGGCCGGAATCCCCGGAACCGCCGGAGGGGCTTTCTATTCCAATGCCGGAGCTTTCGGCCGGTGCATCGCTGAGGTGGTCGAATACGGAGAGGTTTTGGATCTTCAGGGGGAAAAGGGGAGAATGTCTCCGGAGGCGTTCTCTTTCGGATACCGGTTTTCCGCCCTCCAGAAGCATCATGCCGTGCTTCTCGGCGCCGGGCTCCGCCTAGCCAAAGGCGACGGAAAAAGCATCCGTGCCGCCTTAACCGGCCATATGCGGGAGCGCCGGGCGAAACATCCGCCACGGGGAACGGCCTGTGCCGGAAGCTATTTCAAGAACCCGCCGGGAGATGCCGGCCGACGGGTTCCGGCCGGACAACTTCTCGAAAGATCCGGCGCCCGCGGCCTCAAAGTCGGGGATGCGGCGGTTTCCGACATCCACTGCAATTTCATCGTCAATCTCGGCCGGGCGAAAGCCGGAGATGTCCTCATACTCGCCGAGGAACTCCGGGACAGAGTGTTCCGGACCTGTGGGATTCTTCTCGAGGAAGAGGTCATTTATCTTCGAGAAGACGCATCAATGCCCTGACCGTCCGGACGGGAAGCTGTGCCTTCGCCGTGCGGTCAAGGCCGCGAAGCGCCAGGCCGATATAGAGATCGCGGATGCCGGGTTCGCGGACAAGGGCGGCCAGATGGGCTTCGACGGTTCGGATATCGCCGCGGACGACGGGTCCTGTCAGGGCCTCGCGGGGGCCAATTTTTTTTACATTCTGTAAAGTTCTTTCGGCCAGGGGAAAAAGAATATCGGCCGCCTGTCGCGGATTGAACCCGGCTTCCTGCATCAAAACGGCGGCGGCGTCCAGGAGCGACGTCATTCCCCCCGAAGCCAGGTGACAGGCGGCATGGTAGAGGGCCTTGTGCTTCGGTTGTAGCGTCAAGATCCTGCCGCCGAGCCGCCGGGCGATTCGGCGGCCGAGATCGACGGCGGCGGCGTCTCCCTCCAAGACGAACGTGACGCCGCGAAAAGAGCCCGGTGCGGCGTCTTTTCTTGGGAAAGTCTGGGCCGGGTGAAACGAGGCCGTCAGCGCGCCCTTGGCCTTGAGGGGAGCCAGGACATCGGCGGCAAGAAGCCCGCTTGTATGAAAAACGGTTTTGCCCTTCCAATCGGAGAGGGTTGAGGCGAGCTTCCTAACCTGAGGGGCCAGAGCGTCGTCCGGAAGACAGAGAAAAACGACCTCGGCTGCGGCCGCGGCCCGGGCCGGCGAGGTCGTCGCCCGGGCGCCCCCGATGAGCCGGGCGCTTTCCCGGGCCGAGGGCCGGTTCCGGCAGGACACCGCGGCTACATCGAATCCTTTGGCGGCTATGGCGACACCCAGTGTCGTGCCGAGGCGGCCCGCGCCGACAACGGCGACCCGTGTCATGACGATTTCCTTTTTCTCGAGAAAAGCTCTTCCCAAAGCCGCTGTTCAACCGGTGTCGGCGGCGTTTCGGTTTTTTCGAGTTCCCGGGCCTTGCGGCCTTCCTTGAGCGCGGCGCGGACGAGCCGGATAAACTCGGGTGCGGTCAGTCCGGCGAAGCCTCGATTTCGTGCCGTGTCCCGAATTTCGCGGTCGGAGCTGACGACCACAAACCCCTTCTTGTCCTTTTCCCGGGAAATGAGGTTGTTGATCAGGGAATCGGCATCGGCGTCGTCTCCCGGATGGAGAACGAGAAACCGGGCATTGATTTCCCGGCGCAGCGGGAAGACGGCCGGCCGGTCGTCGAAGACCAGAACGATTTTCTTGCGCCTGATTTTTTGAAACATCAGCAGCCGGCCGATCAGGGCCTCGCGACTTGAAGGGTCGTGGAGATCGAGATCGGGCCACTGGCCGATGAGATTGTTTCCGTCGATGAGAAAAGCCATGATCCCCGGGGTTTTCAACCCGGAGGCCAGGTCATCCGCCGGCCGCCGAGGATGTGGAAGTGGATATGAAAGACGTCCTGGCCCGAATCCCGGGCCGTGTTGAGGACGATCCTGAACCCGGATTCGCCGACGCCTCGATCCCGGGCGATGTCGCGTGCCCGGAGAAGAAGGGCGCCGAGAAGTGACATTTTGTCTTCGGGAATGTCGTTGAGCGAGGCATAGTGCGTCTTCGGAATGACCAGGACATGGACGGGGGCCTGAGGACGAATATCTTCGAAGGCCAGAATATCGGAGTCCTCATAGAGAATGCGGGCCGGGATCTTCCTCTCGATGATTTTACAGAAGATGCACGCGTCCATGACATCCTCCCTTTTCAGGATTTGATTCTCTCGATGCGGGCGCCGAGACGGCGCAGCTTGTCCTCGATTTTTTCGTAGCCGCGGTCGAGATGCTCGATTTCGTTGATGCGGGTTTCCCCGCCGGCGATCAGGCCGGCCAGAATCAGTGAAGCGGAAGCCCTGAGATCGGTGGCGATGACCTCGGCGCCCGACAGAGGAGTTTTTCCCTTGACGGTCGCCTTGTCTCCGTGGACCTCGATATTGGCGCCCAACCGGAGAAGCTCGTTGACGTGGGAAAACCTCCGGTCGAAAATGGTTTCGGTGATGATGGACGTTCCCTGGGCCTGAGTCATCAGAACCATGAACTGGGCCTGCATGTCGGTCGGAAATCCCGGATAGGGAGATGTCGTGACGTCCTGAGGTTTGATGGATGCGTTTCCGGCGACATGGAGGCCGTTGGCTTTGACCGGTTCGATGATCGTCCCCGAGGTGCGGAGTTTTTCGATGACGGTCGTCATATGGCGGGGATCGACGCCCGTCAGCAGAATGTCGCCCTGAGTCAAAGCTCCGGCGACGAGAAATGTCCCCGTTTCGATGCGGTCAGGGATGATGTCGTGGACGGCGCCGCCGAGTTCCCGGACCCCCTGAATGCGGAAAGTCTCCTCTTCGGGCCGGTCGATTCTGGCCCCCATTTTTACCAGAAGTTCCGCCAGGCTGACGACTTCCGGCTCGAGGGCGCAGTTCATCAGGATGGTTTCGCCCTTGGCCAGTGCGGCGGCCATGAGCAGGTTCTCCGTCCCGCCGACGGTCTTGCGCTCGAATTTGATGACGGCGCCGTGAAGGCGGTCGGCCCGGGCTTTGATGTAGCCGTGCTCGAGACTGATGGATGCGCCCATTTTTTGAAGTCCGGAGATATGGAGATCGATGGGCCGGGAACCGATGGCGCAGCCTCCGGGAAGCGCGACGACGGCTTTCCCATACCGGGCGAGAAGGGGTCCGAGAACAAGAATGGAGGCCCGCATGGCCCGGACGAGCTCATAGGCCGCTTCATCGGAGGAGATGTCGCGGACCTGAATGGTCAGGTCATTGCGGCGGATACCGGAACTTGCGCCCAGCTGTTTCATCAGAGTCAGGATTGTGGTGACGTCGGTCACCAGCGGGATGTTCCGAAGCCGGACTTTTTCGCTCGTCAACAGGCTGGCGGCGATTGCCGGCAGGACGGCGTTTTTCGAGCCGCTGATCCGGATTTTTCCCTTGAGACGGAGGTCCTGACGGCCGAAGATTCTGATGGATTCCACGGGGGCATTGTATGCCACCCGCCCCCCAAAATCAATCCACCGGGGCTGTGCGTGAAAAGAGCCGGGATTTTTGCCTTCTTTACTATACCCGGCTCTTTTCACCCTACGGGCGAGCCGATCTCACCATTCCGGCTTCGTTGCACCTTTATGTCCCCCGCAAGGAGGCTTCCGCGGGGCGCACGTGTTTTAGAGTGCGTTGAGGGCCTGGTCGAGATCGGCGATGATGTCGTCGGGATCCTCGCCGCCCACGCAGAGCCGGATGAGCTGAGGCGGCACATCGGCCATCCTCCGGGCCTCCTCGCCCTGCTGGGAATGGGTGGAAATGGCGGGGATCGTGGCCACGCTCTTGATCCGGCCCAGATCAGTCGCCCGGTAGATGATCTTAAAGTTGTCGAAGGTCCGGCGGGCGTTTTCCGGCGGACCATCCACCCGGAAACTCATCAGGTGCCCGTAGCGGTTGACTTCGGGGCCGCCGCCCTCTCCGGAATCGACGAGTTTCAGGTAGTCCTTGGCGACGCCGTGCAGGGGAAAGCTCGGCAGGCCCAGGTAGTCCACCTGGTAGACCTTGGGATGGGTCTGGAGAAACTCGGCCACTTTCTGGCAGTTCCGGCTGACGAGGTCCATGCGGGACCGCAGGGTGCGCAGGTCGTTCAGGGCCAAAAAGGCATTGAACGGCGATGCCGCCGGCCCGTTGTCCCGGTAGGGCCAGAATTTGACATATTCGGCGAAGCTCTCCTTGAACATCGGGTCGTCGTTCTTCACCCGGGTCGTGATCGGTTTCCGGCTGATGAGGGCTCCCCCGATGGCCGTTCCTCCCGAGGTGACCGATTTGGTCAGGGAGTGGACGACGATGTCGGCGCCGTGAGCGATGGGCCGCATGAGGGCCGGCGTGGCGCAGGTGGCGTCGACGATCAGAGGAATGCCGTGGCTGTGGGCGAGTTCGGCCAGGGAGCGGATGTCGCAGAACGACTGCTGAGGATTGCTCGGCGCTTCCATGTAAAGAAACCGCGTGTCGTCGTCGATCCGGGCCGCCCACTCGGACAGGTCTTCGGGATTAAGGATCCAGCGGACCTCGATGCCCCGTTCCTTCATTTTGCGAACGGCGAACTGCATGTAAGTGCCGCCGTATACTTGGATGGAGGAGACGAAATTGATCCGTTCGGGTCCCTCCTTCTGTTTGACCAGAAGAGGATCGACGGCGGCCTGGATGGCTCCCATCCCGGAGGCGGTGACCACGCAGGACGTGTCCTGCCCGGTTCCGTATCCTTCCAGAAGAGCCAGAAGCCATTCCAGGTAATACGTTGTGGGATTGGCGATGCGGGTGTAGCACCAAGTCGGGATGAGATAGGTGAGCGCCGCTTCGAGTTCATCGGCGTCGCGGTAGCCCTGGGATGTCGACAGGTAAAGAGGCTCGATGATCGCCCCCTGATTGAGCTCCAAGGCTTCTTCGACGGTATAGAGACCGTGGACGGCGATGGTGTCGAATTTCATGCCTTTCATGCGCTGCAGTGCGGCGGCCTTGCGCTCCAGAATCTTTTTGGCATCCTCAACGTACTTCTGGACTCCGGGCTTTCGCCGGGGGCTGGATGTCATGATGGTCCTCCCTTGGGATTGTGTTTATGGATAGGCCGGATTTGGCTGGAGACATGATGATTATCAGCCGGAAATCCAGGATACATGGAACGGCGGCGTGGAGTCAAGGTCGCCGGATTCATTTGGAAACGGGGCAGCGATGGATGGTCAACATGTCCGAGAGAAGAGAGAAGCCCGTCTCGAGCCGTCCGGCGCCCGCACCCTGAATGGTGACCTGACCCAGGATATCCGTTTCGACGGTCAGGGCATTCCGGGC
This genomic stretch from Acidobacteriota bacterium harbors:
- the murB gene encoding UDP-N-acetylmuramate dehydrogenase codes for the protein MRGLELLEALLKNKAGLRPRRNVPLCRYSWFRIGGKADLFLEAGSISELTHAVVSARRAGVPYYIIGSGSNMLFDDRGYRGLVVQNSACSIRFGADEESLEIESGAPLAGILQWAAKHNLAGLEFLAGIPGTAGGAFYSNAGAFGRCIAEVVEYGEVLDLQGEKGRMSPEAFSFGYRFSALQKHHAVLLGAGLRLAKGDGKSIRAALTGHMRERRAKHPPRGTACAGSYFKNPPGDAGRRVPAGQLLERSGARGLKVGDAAVSDIHCNFIVNLGRAKAGDVLILAEELRDRVFRTCGILLEEEVIYLREDASMP
- a CDS encoding Rossmann-like and DUF2520 domain-containing protein; amino-acid sequence: MTRVAVVGAGRLGTTLGVAIAAKGFDVAAVSCRNRPSARESARLIGGARATTSPARAAAAAEVVFLCLPDDALAPQVRKLASTLSDWKGKTVFHTSGLLAADVLAPLKAKGALTASFHPAQTFPRKDAAPGSFRGVTFVLEGDAAAVDLGRRIARRLGGRILTLQPKHKALYHAACHLASGGMTSLLDAAAVLMQEAGFNPRQAADILFPLAERTLQNVKKIGPREALTGPVVRGDIRTVEAHLAALVREPGIRDLYIGLALRGLDRTAKAQLPVRTVRALMRLLEDK
- a CDS encoding NYN domain-containing protein, whose product is MKTPGIMAFLIDGNNLIGQWPDLDLHDPSSREALIGRLLMFQKIRRKKIVLVFDDRPAVFPLRREINARFLVLHPGDDADADSLINNLISREKDKKGFVVVSSDREIRDTARNRGFAGLTAPEFIRLVRAALKEGRKARELEKTETPPTPVEQRLWEELFSRKRKSS
- a CDS encoding histidine triad nucleotide-binding protein; the encoded protein is MDACIFCKIIERKIPARILYEDSDILAFEDIRPQAPVHVLVIPKTHYASLNDIPEDKMSLLGALLLRARDIARDRGVGESGFRIVLNTARDSGQDVFHIHFHILGGRRMTWPPG
- the murA gene encoding UDP-N-acetylglucosamine 1-carboxyvinyltransferase, coding for MESIRIFGRQDLRLKGKIRISGSKNAVLPAIAASLLTSEKVRLRNIPLVTDVTTILTLMKQLGASSGIRRNDLTIQVRDISSDEAAYELVRAMRASILVLGPLLARYGKAVVALPGGCAIGSRPIDLHISGLQKMGASISLEHGYIKARADRLHGAVIKFERKTVGGTENLLMAAALAKGETILMNCALEPEVVSLAELLVKMGARIDRPEEETFRIQGVRELGGAVHDIIPDRIETGTFLVAGALTQGDILLTGVDPRHMTTVIEKLRTSGTIIEPVKANGLHVAGNASIKPQDVTTSPYPGFPTDMQAQFMVLMTQAQGTSIITETIFDRRFSHVNELLRLGANIEVHGDKATVKGKTPLSGAEVIATDLRASASLILAGLIAGGETRINEIEHLDRGYEKIEDKLRRLGARIERIKS
- a CDS encoding PLP-dependent transferase, with translation MTSSPRRKPGVQKYVEDAKKILERKAAALQRMKGMKFDTIAVHGLYTVEEALELNQGAIIEPLYLSTSQGYRDADELEAALTYLIPTWCYTRIANPTTYYLEWLLALLEGYGTGQDTSCVVTASGMGAIQAAVDPLLVKQKEGPERINFVSSIQVYGGTYMQFAVRKMKERGIEVRWILNPEDLSEWAARIDDDTRFLYMEAPSNPQQSFCDIRSLAELAHSHGIPLIVDATCATPALMRPIAHGADIVVHSLTKSVTSGGTAIGGALISRKPITTRVKNDDPMFKESFAEYVKFWPYRDNGPAASPFNAFLALNDLRTLRSRMDLVSRNCQKVAEFLQTHPKVYQVDYLGLPSFPLHGVAKDYLKLVDSGEGGGPEVNRYGHLMSFRVDGPPENARRTFDNFKIIYRATDLGRIKSVATIPAISTHSQQGEEARRMADVPPQLIRLCVGGEDPDDIIADLDQALNAL